The DNA sequence CCTCCAACCAGAAGGTTAGGAGTTGCTAAATGTCCATTTCTCCACTATTTCAgtcctttgtcttttcatgtgCCGCTTGCTCATGCACACGCTGTCTTTGTCCAAAAAAGAAACTTACTGACCAAATGCACGAGACCATGTGATGACCTAACTGATGACGTGGTCAAGTGACGTTAATTTTACAATTTTCCAGTATATATCAAGtatgcagaaaataatcaaaatattctcaaatacaaatatttcccaaaaaatatgaaataaatattaaatgtaaaataaataaatacacacaaaaaatgtttatgtttcagCGTTCGCTACACTGCCACCAAAATTACAAAAGGTTTACTTTCACCAtattcaaagaaataaaacttgtaATTTTCCAATAACTTGAAACTAAATTTTTACCCATAAATTCTAATGAATAGATTGCTAAATTAGGAGACTGATTATTCTCATTcttattttaatgtgaagctaTTTTGACCTATTTTCAACTAACATAACTAATTTCTGGACTGGGCGCTCAAGAAATGAAGGTTGTGTTAAGCGCTCACCTTTAGGTCCTAACTTACTTTGACCTACTTGTATTTTCACCTTTCTTACGAGACCATCATCGTCTTCTTGTGCCTCAACAACTTTAGCTAGTGGCCACTCATTTCTAGGTGTGTTTTCATCCCTAATAAGGACTACATCTCCAACCTGCACATTTCGTCTGGTTGTATGCCACTGCTGTCGAAGGCTGATGTTGGCTAAGTATTCTCGTCGCCACCTGCTCCAGAACAGTTCTGAGAGATACTGTACTTTGCGCCATCTTTTTCTTGCATACAGATCTTCTGGAAGAAACTTTCCTGGAGGTGGAAGAGGTACCGTAGGTTTCAATGTAAGCAAGTGGTTGGGTGTCAATGGTGCAATACTTTTGGGATCAGAGAGCGTGTTAGTTGTCAGTGGGCGACTGTTGACTATGGACATGGCCTCATAGAAGAAAGTTCTTAGTGAGGAGTCATCCAGTCGACCTTTTGCCTGAGCAAGGACAGAGCTCATCACACTCCTGGTTGTGCGTATCTGACGCTCCCATATGCCTCCCATATGACTAGCTTCGGGAACATTCATAAGGAAGTCACATTCCTTTCTTGCGAGATAAGTCGCGATCCTTTCCTTGTCAAGTTCCAACAAGCACTTTCTCATCTCATTCTTTGCCCCTAAGAAATTCGTACCTTGGTCAGATCTGATTTGTCTGACTGTTCCTCTTATTGCTATGAAGCATCGCAATGCATTTAGAAATGCATCGGTTGTCAGGTCCTCGAGCATCTCAATATGAATGGCCCGTGAGCTTAAGCATGTTAACAACAACCCATACCGTTTGAACTCCTTTCTTCCTTGTTTTGTGTAGAAAGGGCCAAAACAGTCAATGCCTGTgtaaaggaaaggaggagacgGCTCTAGTCTATCAACAGGCAAGTCAGCCATGCGCTGTTCTTCAGTTCGGCCCCGCACTCTCCTACATGTCACACAACTCTTGATGTGCCTGGCCACAACCTTGCTGGCACCCATTATCCAGTAGCCACTGGCTCTGAGTTCGTTCAGTGTTTGTCCTCGGCCTTGATGTTGTGTTCTTTTATGGCAATGGTCAAGTATTAGTTGTGTTACAATGCCTTCTTTCGGAAGTATGACGGGATGTTTGAACTCCAGCGACGCTGATGACTTTCTTAACCTGCCACCAACTCTGAGCACTCCGTCCTCAAGAAATGGGTCAAGCTCATACATATTATGAGTTTTCCTGAGTTTTTGTGATTGGCTCAGCAGTTTGAGCTCTTCTCCAAATGCTTCCTTTTGTGCTGCCTTGATCAGCACGAGAGTCGCTTTCTTTCGCTCTTCGAAAGTAACAGGCCCAGATATGTCCCTATGAGCCAACCTCTGGATTCGAGCAACCACATTAAGGCATGTGACCCAGTCTGAAAATCTTGCCAATCTTTCCAGGAGGTCGTCTTGCTCCGCAACATCAGTTTTCAAGACTTTGACCTCTGGATCACCTATGAGAAGCTCTGGGGATGTTGGATTGGTCACAATTTCTTGTTCCCACAAGAACTTGGGTCCTGTTAGCCAATCTGATGCCATTAGATCTGCCACCTTGAGTCCTCTAGATGCATGATCTGCCGGATTTTGACTTGTCTCAATGTAAAACCATCGATTGGGGTCAGTAGCATCTCTGATCTTTTGTATCCGATTCGCTACGAAAACATGGAATCGACGGGCATCGTTTTTGATGTAAGCCAATACGACTTGCGAATCCGTCCAAAAGTACTCTTCATCTATCCTCAGGTCAAGCTCTTCTCTGAGAATCTTGCTTACGGCTGCAGAGATTGTGGCAGCAGTGAGCTCCAGACGTGGGATGCTCACAATCTTCATGGGTGCTACCCTAGCCTTAGCCATAACTAAAGTGCAATGCACCTGTTCCTCAGCTACTACCCTGATATATGAGCACTGCCCATAGCCATCATTACTGGCATCAGAAAAGTGATGCAGCTCAATCTTCTGGATCGTGCCAATATAGCTGGGAACAAAGCACCTTGTTATTTGGATGTTTTGAAGATTGTAGAGGTCATTGAGCCATGTCTCCCACTTTGGCTTTAGTTCTGGCGGGACAGGCTCATCCCAGCCGACACCTCGCTTGCACATTTCTTGCAAGATTCTTTTCCCAGTCAAGATGTAAGGGGCCAGAAATCCTAGCGGATCGTATAAGGTAGCGACTGTGGATAAGATGCCTCGGCGAGTGGCTGTTCTTTCTTGGTGGACAACATTGAATGAAAAGACATCCATTTCTATGTTCCACTTCACTCCTAGCACTCTCTGAGCTGGCAGTTCTGTGTAGTTCAAGTCCACATCTTTGACTTCTACAGCGCGCTCACTTTCTGGAATGGTCTCCAGGACAGCTCTGTTATTGCAAACAAACTTGTGCAGTCGCAGATGTCCCTTCTGACAGACTTCTCTTGCTTCATGAACAAGTTGCTTGGCTTTTTCAACTGTATCCAGACTAGCAAGTCCATCATCCACATAAAAGTTCTTACGGATGAAGCTTGCAGCCATGGGGTACTCATGCTCATACTTGGTGGCGAGGTATTTCATGCCGTAATTCGCACATCCTGGCGATGATGCCGCACCAAATATGTGCACCCTCATGCGGTACTCTTTCGGCTCAGTCATTGTGTTCCCATTCTCCCACCACAGGAACCTCATGAAATCCCTATCTTCTGGAGTAACATGAAAGCGATGGAACATTTTCTGCACATCGCAGTTGATTGCAATTGGATATTGTCGGAACCGACACAGCACTCCAGTCAAGGCATTGGTTAAATCAGGTCCCGTGAGGAGGTGATCATTTAATGAAGTGCCTTCGTATTTGGCCGAACAGTCGAAGACCACTCTTATCTTCTCTGGTTTTCGCGGGTGGTACACACCATGGTGTGGAATGTACCAGGTATTCCCTTCTTTAGGTGTTGCATGGACTTCCTCTGCATCACCATCTTTGAAAACATTGGCCATGAACTGTACATAGTCCGACTTGTATTTGGGATTTTTATCCATCTTCCCTTTCAAATGTTTCAGCCTAACTGTTGCTAGATGTTTGTTGTTAGGCAGTTGAGGTCGCTCTCTAAAGGGTAGAGGCATCTCTAGATGACCATTGTCATTGTGATGAATTCCCTCATTCAGTATTTGCAAGAACTGAATATCTTCTTGAGAGATTGTTCCATCTGTAGGATTTGTATCCTGAAAATCTTTCTCAAGAGCCTTAATTGCACATGCAGGAGTAATAGGTGGAATTTCTTTCACAGAGATGCGATAGCAGAATCCAGCATTTGTTAGTGCACCAGTAGTAGGCGTTTTGGCACCAACCACACTCCACCCgaggtgtgttttcactgcatatGGCTCATGTTCAGCTCCTGACACAACTTCCTTAGGCTTCAGAGCTCTGCAACAGTCGTAGCCTATTAGCAGTCCAGCAGGACAGGCTAGTAACTCTGGCATCTCATCAGCTATACTAAGCAAGTGTGTCCATGCCTTGGCTGTTTCCCGAGTTGGAATGCTGGTTTTCTCCAACGGGATATCTTCTCGAGTGTATGCTGGTGGTAATTCAATGCATTCTTTGGAACTGTATCCTCTGACCTTTAACCCAATGGCTCTGTGACAATTCACTATTGACCTGCCAGTCATTGTTGACAACTTGAGCTTAATAGGTTCAGTGTGTGCCTCAAGTTTTTCACACACATCTTCAGAAACAAATGTATTGCTACTTTGTGTGTCTAGCAAAGCATATACTAATATTTCTGGGCTATTTTTGACATCACTAGACAGCCACACTGGGACTATCATTGATGTGTGGTCAGAATTGGTCATGTTCACACTACACAAAGCAGTAGAGGAACTGTCTTGCTGTTGACCTGCTTCAGGCTTTTCTTCTTGAGCCGGTTCGTCATGCAATGGAGTTGGATGGCTTTTTCTACAAACATTGCAAGTAGCCCTTTTCCGGCAATCTTTTGCAACATGGCCAACTCTCAAGCAAGCAAAGCACATATTGTTGGTTTTGACAAACGCTTTCTTCTCATCAAGAGTCAGAGCAGCAAACCTCTCACATTTGTAAATAAAGTGGTTCTGCTGACAACATATGCATTTTATTTGCTTCTTAGCTTGAGCTGCAGATGGATTAACTGTCGAGCCTGCTGATTCACCTGAATCCTTAGCTTTCCCTTGAGCaacctttgttgttgttactagGGTTCTGGCTTTGATGCGTTTCACTTCTGTGCCTGCTTTCTCCTCTGTCCCTTTCAAGGCATGAAGTGAGGACACCGGGTTACAGGCAATGCGAGCCTCCTCTGCTAAGAATTTGGAGAACTCTTCAAAGCTTGGATATGGCTTGCCATCATCCAATTCTTTGGTGACAATTCGATTCCATCGTGCTGTTGCCCAGTCAGGAAGTTTCTGGAGCAGCCTTTGATTCTCCTCACAATCATCCAGCACTTTCAGACCTGATATGTGAGGCATTGCATTTTTGCATGACACAAGGAAATCACTGAACTCTCTTAATTTTAGTGGCT is a window from the Acanthopagrus latus isolate v.2019 chromosome 16, fAcaLat1.1, whole genome shotgun sequence genome containing:
- the LOC119005200 gene encoding uncharacterized protein LOC119005200 isoform X1, yielding MDKDKERALVLEGVKQALEEEKLELQTKLETETDAEIREEITNRLTEIDISLQTQNVESEEPTFQPEETNQPEQFRRSARERKPTEKQLAYIKDESDKKERKFMLTYASFKGEVQYTRSKLKEECDKEKLEAMITTLEEYESHLKQVYEGLRSLTTPSQDIRRRMDSCTSVTKEVVALLKMRCSEVGKEFDAAARNESLVKLLQREEARSIYGSTVSRAGADSVAESQVSIKRAEAAARLASKRAEINRESEIAAQRKEVFEQQEKLKMLENQRDLEAMQAEYDVYAEEETRMNTEIGEKKEVTLPPNQSQGEKKEITLSPNKLRTWHNTASHAQIPQGKSDTPHSEKESEQKLSETSLVQAFKDSLIMTRLPAPEPSVFTGDPLKFTEWRTSFKALIETSCTNSAHRLFYLRKYISGDALSVLEGTFYRSDDEAYTQAWDALNKRYGHPFIVQRAFRGKLSSWPKIGPKEPLKLREFSDFLVSCKNAMPHISGLKVLDDCEENQRLLQKLPDWATARWNRIVTKELDDGKPYPSFEEFSKFLAEEARIACNPVSSLHALKGTEEKAGTEVKRIKARTLVTTTKVAQGKAKDSGESAGSTVNPSAAQAKKQIKCICCQQNHFIYKCERFAALTLDEKKAFVKTNNMCFACLRVGHVAKDCRKRATCNVCRKSHPTPLHDEPAQEEKPEAGQQQDSSSTALCSVNMTNSDHTSMIVPVWLSSDVKNSPEILVYALLDTQSSNTFVSEDVCEKLEAHTEPIKLKLSTMTGRSIVNCHRAIGLKVRGYSSKECIELPPAYTREDIPLEKTSIPTRETAKAWTHLLSIADEMPELLACPAGLLIGYDCCRALKPKEVVSGAEHEPYAVKTHLGWSVVGAKTPTTGALTNAGFCYRISVKEIPPITPACAIKALEKDFQDTNPTDGTISQEDIQFLQILNEGIHHNDNGHLEMPLPFRERPQLPNNKHLATVRLKHLKGKMDKNPKYKSDYVQFMANVFKDGDAEEVHATPKEGNTWYIPHHGVYHPRKPEKIRVVFDCSAKYEGTSLNDHLLTGPDLTNALTGVLCRFRQYPIAINCDVQKMFHRFHVTPEDRDFMRFLWWENGNTMTEPKEYRMRVHIFGAASSPGCANYGMKYLATKYEHEYPMAASFIRKNFYVDDGLASLDTVEKAKQLVHEAREVCQKGHLRLHKFVCNNRAVLETIPESERAVEVKDVDLNYTELPAQRVLGVKWNIEMDVFSFNVVHQERTATRRGILSTVATLYDPLGFLAPYILTGKRILQEMCKRGVGWDEPVPPELKPKWETWLNDLYNLQNIQITRCFVPSYIGTIQKIELHHFSDASNDGYGQCSYIRVVAEEQVHCTLVMAKARVAPMKIVSIPRLELTAATISAAVSKILREELDLRIDEEYFWTDSQVVLAYIKNDARRFHVFVANRIQKIRDATDPNRWFYIETSQNPADHASRGLKVADLMASDWLTGPKFLWEQEIVTNPTSPELLIGDPEVKVLKTDVAEQDDLLERLARFSDWVTCLNVVARIQRLAHRDISGPVTFEERKKATLVLIKAAQKEAFGEELKLLSQSQKLRKTHNMYELDPFLEDGVLRVGGRLRKSSASLEFKHPVILPKEGIVTQLILDHCHKRTQHQGRGQTLNELRASGYWIMGASKVVARHIKSCVTCRRVRGRTEEQRMADLPVDRLEPSPPFLYTGIDCFGPFYTKQGRKEFKRYGLLLTCLSSRAIHIEMLEDLTTDAFLNALRCFIAIRGTVRQIRSDQGTNFLGAKNEMRKCLLELDKERIATYLARKECDFLMNVPEASHMGGIWERQIRTTRSVMSSVLAQAKGRLDDSSLRTFFYEAMSIVNSRPLTTNTLSDPKSIAPLTPNHLLTLKPTVPLPPPGKFLPEDLYARKRWRKVQYLSELFWSRWRREYLANISLRQQWHTTRRNVQVGDVVLIRDENTPRNEWPLAKVVEAQEDDDGLVRKVKIQVGQSKLGPKGERLTQPSFLERPVQKLVMLVENRSK
- the LOC119005200 gene encoding uncharacterized protein LOC119005200 isoform X2, with protein sequence MDKDKERALVLEGVKQALEEEKLELQTKLETETDAEIREEITNRLTEIDISLQTQNVESEEPTFQPEETNQPEQFRRSARERKPTEKQLAYIKDESDKKERKFMLTYASFKGEVQYTRSKLKEECDKEKLEAMITTLEEYESHLKQVYEGLRSLTTPSQDIRRRMDSCTSVTKEVVALLKMRCSEVGKEFDAAARNESLVKLLQREEARSIYGSTVSRAGADSVAESQVSIKRAEAAARLASKRAEINRESEIAAQRKEVFEQQEKLKMLENQRDLEAMQAEYDVYAEEETRMNTEIGEKKEVTLPPNQSQGEKKEITLSPNKLRTWHNTASHAQIPQGKSDTPHSEKESEQKLSETSLVQAFKDSLIMTRLPAPEPSVFTGDPLKFTEWRTSFKALIETSCTNSAHRLFYLRKYISGDALSVLEGTFYRSDDEAYTQAWDALNKRYGHPFIVQRAFRGKLSSWPKIGPKEPLKLREFSDFLVSCKNAMPHISGLKVLDDCEENQRLLQKLPDWATARWNRIVTKELDDGKPYPSFEEFSKFLAEEARIACNPVSSLHALKGTEEKAGTEVKRIKARTLVTTTKVAQGKAKDSGESAGSTVNPSAAQAKKQIKCICCQQNHFIYKCERFAALTLDEKKAFVKTNNMCFACLRVGHVAKDCRKRATCNVCRKSHPTPLHDEPAQEEKPEAGQQQDSSSTALCSVNMTNSDHTSMIVPVWLSSDVKNSPEILVYALLDTQSSNTFVSEDVCEKLEAHTEPIKLKLSTMTGRSIVNCHRAIGLKVRGYSSKECIELPPAYTREDIPLEKTSIPTRETAKAWTHLLSIADEMPELLACPAGLLIGYDCCRALKPKEVVSGAEHEPYAVKTHLGWSVVGAKTPTTGALTNAGFCYRISVKEIPPITPACAIKALEKDFQDTNPTDGTISQEDIQFLQILNEGIHHNDNGHLEMPLPFRERPQLPNNKHLATVRLKHLKGKMDKNPKYKSDYVQFMANVFKDGDAEEVHATPKEGNTWYIPHHGVYHPRKPEKIRVVFDCSAKYEGTSLNDHLLTGPDLTNALTGVLCRFRQYPIAINCDVQKMFHRFHVTPEDRDFMRFLWWENGNTMTEPKEYRMRVHIFGAASSPGCANYGMKYLATKYEHEYPMAASFIRKNFYVDDGLASLDTVEKAKQLVHEAREVCQKGHLRLHKFVCNNRAVLETIPESERAVEVKDVDLNYTELPAQRVLGVKWNIEMDVFSFNVVHQERTATRRGILSTVATLYDPLGFLAPYILTGKRILQEMCKRGVGWDEPVPPELKPKWETWLNDLYNLQNIQITRCFVPSYIGTIQKIELHHFSDASNDGYGQCSYIRVVAEEQVHCTLVMAKARVAPMKIVSIPRLELTAATISAAVSKILREELDLRIDEEYFWTDSQVVLAYIKNDARRFHVFVANRIQKIRDATDPNRWFYIETSQNPADHASRGLKVADLMASDWLTGPKFLWEQEIVTNPTSPELLIGDPEVKVLKTDVAEQDDLLERLARFSDWVTCLNVVARIQRLAHRDISGPVTFEERKKATLVLIKAAQKEAFGEELKLLSQSQKLRKTHNMYELDPFLEDGVLRVGGRLRKSSASLEFKHPVILPKEGIVTQLILDHCHKRTQHQGRGQTLNELRASGYWIMGASKVVARHIKSCVTCRRVRGRTEEQRMADLPVDRLEPSPPFLYTGIDCFGPFYTKQGRKEFKRYGLFC